DNA sequence from the Paenibacillus azoreducens genome:
GTCTCTTTCAAATTGGGCGGGCAGATGCCGGTTGCCTAATTGATGCGCGATGTTGCCCATTTCCTGCAGGCTGCGCGGACGGATCACGAGTAAATCGTCAGAGTGAACATCCACGATGATCATGTTTTTGTCATCCATGTACAACACGTCGCCTGCTACGAGATCGCGCTGCTGCTTCAAACGGATGCCGATTTCATTGCCATGGTCTGTCGTCACCCGTTGGATCCGTTTTACGAGATCGGCGCTTTCCAGGTATACTTTTTCGATATGGCGCTTTCCGATCTCTTCCCTGTCCAAATGTTCGATATTTGCAATAATCTCCTCGATAATCATCGGCTTCACCTCAAAATAAGAAATAGCGCTGCCCCATCGGCACTTTGCTCACAGGCTCGCAGGTCATTAATTCCCCGTTGACCCGGACCTCGTACGTTTGCGGATCAACGGTGATCTCAGGCGTTTCAAAATTAAGCTTCATATCTTTTTTCGTTAATGTCCGAATGCCGCGCACAGGCAAAATGATTTTTTCCAAGCCCAGCTGCTCGTGAACTTTATTGTCATAAGCGGATTGCGAAATAAAAGTGATGGAGCTTTGGGAAAGTGCTTTCCCGTATTGCCCGTACATCGGACGGTAAATGACCGGCTGCGGCGTCGGAATGGATGCGTTCGCATCCCCCATCAAGCTTTGGGCGACCATCCCGTTTTTGATAATCATTTCAGGTTTCACCCCGAAAAATGCAGGTGACCAAATGACCAGGTCGGCGATTTTTCCGACTTCAACGGAACCGACATATTCGGAAATTCCATGAGTAATGGCTGGATTGATCGTATATTTGGCCACGTAACGTTTGGCACGGTTATTATCGGAGAGCTCGCTGTCGCCTGAAAGCGTTCCCCGCTGCTTTTTCATCTTGTCGGCCGTCTGCCATGTGCGCAAAATGACTTCGCCGATGCGGCCCATCGCCTGCGCGTCCGAGCTGACCATGCTGAATACGCCCATATCTTGGAGAATGTCTTCGGCGGCTATCGTTTCGCGCCGGATACGGGAATCCGCAAAAGCAAGATCCTCGGGTATGGATGGATTCAAGTGGTGGCATACCATCAGCATATCCAAATGTTCATCGATCGTATTGATCGTGTACGGCAGCGTCGGATTGGTAGACGACGGCAGAACATTCATATAGCTGGCCGATTTGATCAGGTCGGGAGCATGTCCTCCCCCAGCTCCTTCCGTATGGTACATGTGGATTACCCGGCCTTTGATCGCAGCCATGGTGTTCTCCATAAAGCCGCCTTCATTTAGCGTATCGGCATGAACCGCTACTTGCACATCATACTTGTCGGCCACGCTTAGAGCGTGATCAAGCGCCGACGCGGTTGCTCCCCAGTCTTCATGGACCTTCAGTCCGATCGCTCCGGCCCGCACCTGCTCGGCAAGCGGTTCTTCGGCTGCAGCTTGTCCTTTTCCGGTGAATCCGACATTAATCGGCATCCCTTCCGCTGCCTGCAGCATGCGATGAATATTCCATTCTCCCGGAGTTACCGTTGTCGCTTTCGAACCCGCGGCAGGGCCTGTCCCTCCGCCGATCAGAGTCGTCAGGCCCGAAGAAAGCGCCGTCTCGATCTGTCCGGGGTTGATAAAATGGACATGCGTATCGATGCCGCCAGCGGTGACAATCATGCCTTCCCCTGCGATAATTTCCGTTGCAGCGCCGATGATGATGTCCACATGATCCATTACCAAAGGATTCCCCGCTTTGCCGATCCCCGCGATTTTCCCGTCCCGGATTCCAATATCCGCTTTGTAAATGCCTGTATAATCCAAAATAACCGCATTGGTAATCACAACATCCGGAATGCCGTCTCCGCGGGTTACAAGCGGATGCTGGCCCATGCCGTCGCGGATCACTTTTCCTCCGCCAAAAACGACCTCATCGCCATATGAAGTAAAGTCCTTTTCAATCCGGATGATGATATCCGTATCCGCCAAACGGATCGAATCTCCGGTCGTCGGCCCATACATTTGCGAATATTGACTTCTGGACATTTTAAAGCTCATGATTGACACCCGCCTTCCACAGATCCATCCGTTTTGTTGTTAAATCCATAAACCCGACGTTCACCCGCAAAATCAACCAGTTCCACTTCTTTTTCATCACCAGGTTCAAAACGGACCGCGGCGCCCGCAGGGACATTCAAATGTTTTCCAAATCCGCCCTGCCGGTCGAAAATAAGGGCTTCATTGACTTCATAAAAGTGAAAATGCGATCCGACTTGCACAGGACGGTCACCGGTATTTTTAACGGTTAATTTCGACACGGTTTTGCCGGCGTTGCAAATAATATCTTCCTTCTGCAAAAAGATTTGCCCAGGTATCATTAAACTCCCTCCCATCGGTTCAGATTTATCGTATCGGATGATGTACCGTCACCAGTTTCGTGCCGTCCGGAAAGGTGGCTTCAACCTGGATATCGTGTATCATCTCGGGAACGCCTTCCATAACGTCATCGCGTGACAAAATGGCAGCGCCGTATTCCATTAATTCCGCAACCGTCTTACCGTCCCGGGCTCCTTCGAGTACTTCATAGGTTATAAGTGCAACGGCTTCGGGATGGTTCAACTGAAGTCCCCTTTCCTTTCTGCGCTTGGCGAGATCTGCAGCAACAACGATGAGAAGTTTATCTATCTCACGGGGTAGCAATTGCATGAAATTAGCCTCCTTTGGTTTTACGAAACCTGTTCTGCACTGAAGAGAATGAATCGAATCGCTTGGTATGCACCCTCTTTCTGATTTTGATATGTTTCGATTCTCAGCAAAATAATGTCAGAAATAAAAGGCGTAAAATCAGTGTTTTCGGCTACAAGTTCTGTTGTGCTCTAGTAATTGACGATTGATCCTCTCTGAAGCTAATATATCATGTATATACATATGTAACAACTTATATAAGTAATCTATGACATATATATTCTATTTATATATATGAAGATTGGCGAATCTTTCGCCTACCATTCCACAAGCGGAGAAAAGGAGGTTTATTAGGTTTATTCCTGATCGTATCTTACTTCACAGAAAGAAGGGCTTATTGATGAAACAAGGCAACCCGCAACAACAGCATGAAAACATGTTTTTTTCTTTGGTCACTGCTGCTCTCAAAGGAATCTCCCAAGTCATTTTGATTGAAAATGCCATCAGCGGGCTCCTGATTCTAATTGCACTTCTGATATCATCCATTCCGGTGGGGATCATCGCATTTCTGTCAGCATTGATTGCCGTATGTATGGGCCGCTTTGGCGGAGCTGACAAAACGCTCGTCAACCAAGGATTGCTTGCCTACAATTCGGTATTAACCGGCATTGTGCTGGCCTTGAATTTTACAGGGGGACAGCGCTGGGTCATCGCTCTGGCCGGAGCTGCGATCACGACGCTGCTAACCGCAGCCATGATGCATTGGATGCGAAACTCCGGCACGCCGATTTTCACATTTCCGTTCATTATCGTTAGCTGGTTTCTTTTGCTCGCTTCTTACCGTCTGGGAACATTCCAGCTCCATCCCGGACTTGTTCCGCAAGATCTTTCCCAATGGAGGCTGCATCAGGGAGGAACCGTCGATTGGATCAACGGACTGGTCGATGGAGTTGGACAGGTCTTTTTACAGGACAGCATGTGGTCCGGAATTTTGATTCTTGCCGGAGTGTTCTGGGCGAGCCGCAAACTGGGTTTTTATGCCATCATTGGTTCTGCCGCGGCTTGGCTCGCCGCTTACGGTTTGGGGGGAGAAACAGCTCTGCTGAATGCGGGTCTTTACGAATATAACGCCGTATTGACCATCCTCGCTGTAGGTGCGATTTTTGATGCCAAAAGCCGATGGGCACCCGTGTCAGGTCTCGTCGCTGCCATTGTTTCCGTACCGATGACCGCTAGCTTTGACTCCTGGCTGCTGCCCTATGGGCTGCCGGCGCTAACCATGCCCTTTGTTGTATGCTCATGGGTGTTTATTGCCGCCAGAAAGGTTATCCCCAAGCTCTAATGAGGCTGCCTTAAAGCGGTATGTAAAAATGCCAAAAGCCCCGAAAAATCGGGGCTTCATGCATATACTCAAAGATTGTTTAGGCGGGAACCGCGCGCTGCGGCCCCCTTTGCCTACGCTAAGTAGAACACCTGCTCTAAGTCTTTTGCAACGGGACTATTGTCCGGGTTCGATTTCATAATGGGTGCCATATAAGCCCACCATTTTTTGCAAATGTCCGTTTCTGCGATTTTATCGTAAGCGGCTTTGTTTTCAACTTCTAAATAAGCAAATAGCGTATCGGTTTCACGATCCAGGAAAATCGAATAATTGGAAGCGCCGTGTTCCTTCAAAGCTTCCTCCATTTCAGGCCAAAGCTCATCATGGCGTTTTTGATATTCAGCCTGTTTACCCGGATATAAATACATCACGGATGCGATTCTTTCCATCATTATGCCTCCTAATGGATTTCAATGAGGTTTGCCACTTGCGAAGCCTACTATCTTTTTAGCAATACGTTTTTTTCATATGATTTGACCTCTTTGAACCAGTCAAACCCAACGGGCACGCTGTTGATTTCACAGAAATAATTCCAAACATCACTGTAAGGGAAATCTTTCAGCTCTTCGGTAATGACCATTCGCGAAGTAAAGTCGTTTTCCAGTTCCAATTTCTTAAGTTCCGCAGTAGGTTCCAAGAAAGCTTTAAGAAAAGCTTTTTGTGTGTTGCGCGTGCCAACCACCCATGCCGCCACGCGGTTGATCGTTGCATCAAAGAAGTCAAGCCCGATATGGGTATGCGGGAGAAGATCATTACGGACCAGTTCGCGCCCGATTTCTACCAGTTCATCATCCATCAACACAACATGGTCGCTATCCCAGCGAACCGGCCGGCTTACATGCAGCATCATGCCTTTGCCAAACAACGCCAGCGAAGACAGTTTGCCCGATATCATTTCCGTCGGATGGAAGTGTCCGGCATCAAGGCAAATTAATTTGCCCCGCGTAATGCCGTAACCCATGTAAAATTCATGCGATCCGACCGTATACGCTTCGGCGCCCAAACCGAAAAGCTTGCTTTCGACGGCTTCCCGCGTATATTTTTCATCCAATTTCTCCGCAAAAATTTCGTCCAAAGCTTCCATCAAGCGTTTGCGCGGCGTGAAACGGTCGATCGGGTTATCTTTCATGCCATCGGGAACCCAGAAGTTATTAATGCTTGTTTGGCCGAGCTCCCTCCCGAAATATTCCGCGATTTTGCGGGTGCGTTTGCCGTGTTCTACCCAGAAATCACGGACTTCTTTGTCGGGAGAAGCCAGGGTGTAATTATCTTTAAACATGGGGTGAGAAAAGAAAGTGGGGTTAAAATCAAGTCCCAGCCCTTGTTCCCTGGCCCATTCAACCCATGGAGCAAAATGTTTGGGTTCAATTTCATTTAAATCGACTTTTTCATCCGTATCGACGTAAATCGCATGCAAGTTCAATTTATGTTTGCCAGGGATTAAGGAAAAGGCTTTTTCAAGATCGGCGCGCAGTTCTTTGGGCGTACGCGCCGCACCTGGATAATTGCCTGTAGCCATAATGCCGCCGGTCAATTCACCGTCAGGGTTCATAAACCCTTTTACATCGTCACCTTGCCAGCAGTGTACCGAAATTTTGACTCCCTTTAATTTTTCAAGCGCATGGTCTGTATCCACCCCGATGGCTGCATACCGTTCTTTTGCTGCTTGATAACGTTGTTCCACTTTGCTCATGTTGTCGACCTCCCAAGTTTATTTGTTGCGGATGATTTTGTCATATTTCTCAAACACGCTTGCCGATTCGATTTTTTGCGGTTTATATTCCTTGATGTCAAAAGAATTTCGAACCAAGTCGCGCGCTTGATCCACGTCCTTGATTTCGCGTTCCGTGATCATTTGGACACTCAAGTTTCCGACCGCTGTCGCTTCAGCAGGGCCTGCATAAACAGTGACGCCGGCCAGATTTGCTGTAAGCTGATTGAGAATCGCGACACTGCTGCCGCCGCCGACGATATAGAGCGCCTCAATATCCCGCTTAGTAATCCGCTTCATTTTTTCAAGTTCTTTAGCATAGCGCAGCGCCAGACTTCCATATACACAGTTTGTCAGCTCGCCAATGGATTCCGGAACATCCTGCCCCGTTTCCCGGCAGTAATTTTGAATCTCCGTAATCATATGCACCGGATGATTAAAACGCGGATCATTCACATCAATGATTTGTTTGAAAAATGGATATTGGTTTGCTTGGTCAGCCATTTCTGAAAAACTGAGCCGGGAATCCGAATTTCTTGCGATTTCTTGAACAATCCAAAGTCCCATGATGTTTTTTAAGAAGCGATACGTACCATATGCGCCCCATTCATTGGTGTAGTTTTCTTCGAATGCCATTCGCCCGGTATTGGGGGCTGTTAATTCCATCCCAATCAGCGACCAGGTGCCGCTGCTTAGGAATGCCCAATTCTTGCCTTTGGCCGGAGTACCCACAACGGCAGATGCTGTATCGTGAGTGGCCACCGTAATAACGCGACAAGCAGGGATATCGTATTTTTCATGCCACTTTGGTTTCATTTCCCCCAAATAAGTTCCTGCATCGGTCAATTCGGCAAATTGGCAAGGATCAATATCTAAATGCATTAATAAATCCTTATCGAAGAGCCGTTCCCGCAAATTCAGCATTTGCGTCGTGGAAGCGTTGGTTGTTTCGGCGGCTTTTTTTCCAGTAAGAACATATCCAATATAGTCGGGAATCAGCAAAATTTTGTCCGCCTGTTTGATGAGTTCTTGGTCTTCCGCGTACAATTGATAAAGCGTGTTTAGCTCCAAAAACTGAATCCCGGTTTTCTGGTAGATATCATCCTTTTGAATTTCAGATGTCAGCTCGGCAATTTTATTTTGCGTCCGGCTGTCCCTATAGCTGATCGGGTCCGCCAATTTTTCGCCGCCCGGAGCGACCAGAACGTAATCGACGGCCCATGTATCAATCCCAAGCGTGCATTCCGTGACGCCTTCTTGTTTTAATTTTTCGAGCCCTGCGAATATTTCGTGAATCAGCCCGTCAATCTCCCATCGATCATGCCCATCCCGAAAGGTAAAACCATTTTTAAAACGGTGCACCTCACGCAGATTCAGCTTGCCTTCCACCAAATTTCCAAGAATCATCCGCCCGCTGGATGCGCCAATGTCAACCGCGACGTAATTTCTCACATCAATCACTTTCCTTTAAAAAGTTGAACATTCACTTGAAATAAGCAATATCCTGATTGGCTGCCGATTCTAGATTGCCGTAACGCTCTTTCGTAATCTCATCCAAAGTGCGGCCGCGGGTGTTTGGCGTCCAAGCAACTCCGA
Encoded proteins:
- a CDS encoding urea transporter, producing MKQGNPQQQHENMFFSLVTAALKGISQVILIENAISGLLILIALLISSIPVGIIAFLSALIAVCMGRFGGADKTLVNQGLLAYNSVLTGIVLALNFTGGQRWVIALAGAAITTLLTAAMMHWMRNSGTPIFTFPFIIVSWFLLLASYRLGTFQLHPGLVPQDLSQWRLHQGGTVDWINGLVDGVGQVFLQDSMWSGILILAGVFWASRKLGFYAIIGSAAAWLAAYGLGGETALLNAGLYEYNAVLTILAVGAIFDAKSRWAPVSGLVAAIVSVPMTASFDSWLLPYGLPALTMPFVVCSWVFIAARKVIPKL
- the ureE gene encoding urease accessory protein UreE encodes the protein MIIEEIIANIEHLDREEIGKRHIEKVYLESADLVKRIQRVTTDHGNEIGIRLKQQRDLVAGDVLYMDDKNMIIVDVHSDDLLVIRPRSLQEMGNIAHQLGNRHLPAQFERDEMLVQYDYLVEELLVQLHIPHAREERKVKQAFRHIGHSHG
- the rhaM gene encoding L-rhamnose mutarotase, whose product is MERIASVMYLYPGKQAEYQKRHDELWPEMEEALKEHGASNYSIFLDRETDTLFAYLEVENKAAYDKIAETDICKKWWAYMAPIMKSNPDNSPVAKDLEQVFYLA
- a CDS encoding urease subunit beta — protein: MIPGQIFLQKEDIICNAGKTVSKLTVKNTGDRPVQVGSHFHFYEVNEALIFDRQGGFGKHLNVPAGAAVRFEPGDEKEVELVDFAGERRVYGFNNKTDGSVEGGCQS
- the ureC gene encoding urease subunit alpha; its protein translation is MSFKMSRSQYSQMYGPTTGDSIRLADTDIIIRIEKDFTSYGDEVVFGGGKVIRDGMGQHPLVTRGDGIPDVVITNAVILDYTGIYKADIGIRDGKIAGIGKAGNPLVMDHVDIIIGAATEIIAGEGMIVTAGGIDTHVHFINPGQIETALSSGLTTLIGGGTGPAAGSKATTVTPGEWNIHRMLQAAEGMPINVGFTGKGQAAAEEPLAEQVRAGAIGLKVHEDWGATASALDHALSVADKYDVQVAVHADTLNEGGFMENTMAAIKGRVIHMYHTEGAGGGHAPDLIKSASYMNVLPSSTNPTLPYTINTIDEHLDMLMVCHHLNPSIPEDLAFADSRIRRETIAAEDILQDMGVFSMVSSDAQAMGRIGEVILRTWQTADKMKKQRGTLSGDSELSDNNRAKRYVAKYTINPAITHGISEYVGSVEVGKIADLVIWSPAFFGVKPEMIIKNGMVAQSLMGDANASIPTPQPVIYRPMYGQYGKALSQSSITFISQSAYDNKVHEQLGLEKIILPVRGIRTLTKKDMKLNFETPEITVDPQTYEVRVNGELMTCEPVSKVPMGQRYFLF
- the rhaA gene encoding L-rhamnose isomerase, whose translation is MSKVEQRYQAAKERYAAIGVDTDHALEKLKGVKISVHCWQGDDVKGFMNPDGELTGGIMATGNYPGAARTPKELRADLEKAFSLIPGKHKLNLHAIYVDTDEKVDLNEIEPKHFAPWVEWAREQGLGLDFNPTFFSHPMFKDNYTLASPDKEVRDFWVEHGKRTRKIAEYFGRELGQTSINNFWVPDGMKDNPIDRFTPRKRLMEALDEIFAEKLDEKYTREAVESKLFGLGAEAYTVGSHEFYMGYGITRGKLICLDAGHFHPTEMISGKLSSLALFGKGMMLHVSRPVRWDSDHVVLMDDELVEIGRELVRNDLLPHTHIGLDFFDATINRVAAWVVGTRNTQKAFLKAFLEPTAELKKLELENDFTSRMVITEELKDFPYSDVWNYFCEINSVPVGFDWFKEVKSYEKNVLLKR
- a CDS encoding urease subunit gamma — protein: MQLLPREIDKLLIVVAADLAKRRKERGLQLNHPEAVALITYEVLEGARDGKTVAELMEYGAAILSRDDVMEGVPEMIHDIQVEATFPDGTKLVTVHHPIR
- the rhaB gene encoding rhamnulokinase; the protein is MRNYVAVDIGASSGRMILGNLVEGKLNLREVHRFKNGFTFRDGHDRWEIDGLIHEIFAGLEKLKQEGVTECTLGIDTWAVDYVLVAPGGEKLADPISYRDSRTQNKIAELTSEIQKDDIYQKTGIQFLELNTLYQLYAEDQELIKQADKILLIPDYIGYVLTGKKAAETTNASTTQMLNLRERLFDKDLLMHLDIDPCQFAELTDAGTYLGEMKPKWHEKYDIPACRVITVATHDTASAVVGTPAKGKNWAFLSSGTWSLIGMELTAPNTGRMAFEENYTNEWGAYGTYRFLKNIMGLWIVQEIARNSDSRLSFSEMADQANQYPFFKQIIDVNDPRFNHPVHMITEIQNYCRETGQDVPESIGELTNCVYGSLALRYAKELEKMKRITKRDIEALYIVGGGSSVAILNQLTANLAGVTVYAGPAEATAVGNLSVQMITEREIKDVDQARDLVRNSFDIKEYKPQKIESASVFEKYDKIIRNK